One Epinephelus fuscoguttatus linkage group LG16, E.fuscoguttatus.final_Chr_v1 genomic window, GGGACATAGCAGatgtcacacacagcagtgagcGTGTATGTGAAGAAAAAGGGGAACCAGCAGAGGACAAACACTCCCATGACCACAGCCAGGACAAAGGTGAAGCGCCTCTCTCTGTACTGCCTCCCTTTCCACTTTTTCGTTCTCACGCAGGGCTGCGCCTCTGGCTTTGGAGAGGACTCTCCAGGCTTCACCTGAGCCACTTTGGTTGTTCTCATgcccctcttcttcttcagggAACATAGGATGTTGTCAGTCCCATCAGACGAGGAGGGTTCTTCTTCCACGTCTAGCCCATTCATCTCTCTGCCTTCTCCCTCTTCCACCTCCCTCCCTTCTGTGTCCTTTCTCTCCAGGGGGTCAATACCACACTTTGCGTCTTCTGGGCTGCCATATTCCTTCTGCTTCTCACCTGGCAGGGCTCTTGTTCTTTTCTTGGCAATCTGGTATATTCTTATATACACCATAATCATGATGACACAGGGTGCAAAGAAAGAGGCAATGCTGGAGAATATGATGTACCATTTCTCCTCATTAATTTTACATTCAGGGCTGTCCACTTTACCCTCGTCCTTTTTCATTGTGATGAGCGGAGGGAAAGAAATGATGCCCGCCAGCACCCAAACTATCAAGACAATGCATTTAATCCTGCGCGGTGTCCTCCTCAGGTTGTACTCAATGGCTTGAGTGACGGACCAGTATCTGTCCAGGCTGATGGCACACAGATGAACGATTGACGAAGTGCAGAAGAGCACATCCAAAGCCAGGTAGATCTCACACCACACTTTACCAAAGTACCAGTAGCCCATCAGTTCATTTGCTAAGGAGAATGGCATCACTAAGGTGGCAACCAGGATGTCTGCACATGCCAGAGAGACTAAAAACAAGTTCTGAGGTGCTCTCAGGGCTCGGCTCGTGATGACAGCAATTACTACCATGACATTGCCAAACACAGTCAGCAGGATAAGGATACCCACCAGGATCGTTAAAGGCACGGAGGTCTGCACAGTGAAAGGGTGCCTGCCAGGCAAAGTCTCATTTCCGCTGGTGAAGTTAAGACAACCCATCAGGATGAGCTGTGGTGTCGAAACAGTGCTCTTTTAAGAGGTTCGGAAGCTGTGCAGCCAGCAGTCTATTAATATCATCCTTTCAAGAGCACAGCATCAGAG contains:
- the LOC125903627 gene encoding alpha-2A adrenergic receptor-like; this translates as MGCLNFTSGNETLPGRHPFTVQTSVPLTILVGILILLTVFGNVMVVIAVITSRALRAPQNLFLVSLACADILVATLVMPFSLANELMGYWYFGKVWCEIYLALDVLFCTSSIVHLCAISLDRYWSVTQAIEYNLRRTPRRIKCIVLIVWVLAGIISFPPLITMKKDEGKVDSPECKINEEKWYIIFSSIASFFAPCVIMIMVYIRIYQIAKKRTRALPGEKQKEYGSPEDAKCGIDPLERKDTEGREVEEGEGREMNGLDVEEEPSSSDGTDNILCSLKKKRGMRTTKVAQVKPGESSPKPEAQPCVRTKKWKGRQYRERRFTFVLAVVMGVFVLCWFPFFFTYTLTAVCDICYVPETLFKMFFWFGYCNSSLNPVIYTIFNNDFRRSFKKILCKRDRRGL